The proteins below come from a single Carnobacterium divergens DSM 20623 genomic window:
- a CDS encoding glycoside hydrolase family 73 protein, with protein MYSSLFLLCSTTLPLNVLAEKVQSNESSLKSVDIPDSTEPEATNVTTNDHLDNSASSSSNEETENKENTTENEIPPNDIDISKTYSQEAAWSAAMNKQPEIFSRSFMSSESFIDSIAPHAVKVATERGLYPSVMMAQAILESGWGKSGLASAPNYNLFGIKGSYKGQSVMFPTWEFINGQWVTVQAAFRKYPSYTQSFEDNGDLLRNGLTGDPNFYSGTWVSNTSSYRDATQWLQGRYATDPTYASKLNSTIEANNLTQYDTIQKNYRISIEDLNFVSPTYAKQAQEQLTSVFPIWSTVVPSNQMKNYAYIQTGDFLNKVDAEQVNKNFMTSTGFWASVEKSDKSRPYYRVETGGFLGKQTADMVLSKFIKDTGWWAEVVPTGEQNKYKIITGDFLDPLDQDSVVRYFASEKWWSTGFVSQKTPEPYYKIVTGNYLNHPDAVKSSKDFFAANNVWAQSLDSTLQFQLYKINTGGFGTYENTLHWKTMMESKFNWNMTIEEDL; from the coding sequence ATGTACAGCTCACTATTCCTACTGTGTTCAACAACTTTACCTCTAAATGTCTTAGCTGAAAAAGTACAATCAAATGAATCTTCTCTTAAATCAGTTGATATTCCCGATTCTACCGAACCTGAGGCAACTAATGTTACTACAAATGATCATTTAGACAATAGCGCTAGTTCTAGTTCTAATGAAGAAACAGAAAATAAAGAAAACACAACCGAAAATGAAATTCCCCCTAATGATATTGATATTAGCAAAACTTATTCTCAAGAAGCTGCATGGAGTGCTGCTATGAATAAACAACCTGAAATTTTTTCACGCTCATTCATGAGTAGTGAAAGCTTTATAGATTCTATCGCACCACATGCTGTCAAGGTTGCAACTGAACGTGGGCTATACCCATCTGTTATGATGGCTCAGGCAATTCTAGAAAGTGGTTGGGGAAAAAGCGGATTAGCATCAGCACCCAACTATAACTTATTTGGGATAAAAGGAAGCTACAAGGGTCAGTCTGTAATGTTTCCTACTTGGGAGTTTATCAATGGTCAATGGGTAACTGTGCAGGCAGCATTTAGGAAATATCCTTCTTACACTCAATCATTTGAAGATAACGGAGACTTATTGAGAAATGGATTAACTGGGGACCCAAACTTTTATTCAGGTACTTGGGTTTCTAACACGTCCTCATATCGTGATGCTACTCAATGGTTACAAGGTCGTTATGCTACTGATCCAACCTACGCATCTAAACTGAATTCTACTATCGAAGCTAATAACTTAACTCAATATGATACTATTCAAAAAAATTATCGTATTTCTATTGAAGATTTAAACTTTGTAAGCCCAACATATGCAAAGCAAGCTCAAGAACAATTAACATCTGTCTTTCCAATTTGGTCGACTGTAGTTCCAAGTAATCAAATGAAAAATTATGCCTACATTCAAACTGGGGATTTCTTAAATAAAGTAGATGCTGAACAAGTAAATAAAAATTTTATGACTAGTACTGGTTTTTGGGCATCTGTTGAAAAATCAGATAAATCAAGACCCTATTATCGTGTTGAAACTGGTGGTTTTCTTGGAAAACAAACAGCTGATATGGTCCTATCAAAATTCATAAAAGATACTGGCTGGTGGGCTGAAGTTGTTCCTACTGGTGAACAAAATAAATATAAAATTATTACAGGAGATTTTTTAGATCCACTAGATCAAGACTCCGTAGTTCGTTACTTTGCATCTGAAAAATGGTGGAGTACTGGATTTGTTAGTCAAAAAACACCTGAACCATATTACAAAATAGTCACTGGTAATTATCTGAATCACCCTGATGCAGTGAAAAGCAGCAAAGATTTTTTTGCTGCAAATAATGTTTGGGCTCAATCATTAGATAGTACTTTACAATTTCAGCTTTATAAAATTAATACTGGTGGTTTTGGTACCTATGAGAATACTCTGCATTGGAAAACTATGATGGAAAGTAAATTTAATTGGAATATGACCATTGAGGAAGATCTTTAA
- a CDS encoding ArnT family glycosyltransferase produces MIHFFKKNKLLLGVILIALIERLVILFQLGFRYSINSEDILYLESGIHLMKTGELTLNGMPSTIMPALPVIIALPHTIFGSTDGLWLFLKLVMIAFSILSIIGVYKIIILFSPKWIGALAALLFLTPDFIWIDNLILTDSPFMFAFVYTVYFSIMLQKTHEWKYYYLLTATYMFGLLLRSTFLIYPLILLAFLFFTNFPVKLLLKQAIITSIICLLFFIPWTLRNYLIFDHFIPTSFESASSKLLGTYQGYGFPEDTKKINKELELQLKELRTTHYKNGKYIPSYMGAYYAMKYDNLKANYRNTLWIKSNPKSMLISYGYSKPKTIMTSSFSEKKLLGINKLLIQKFKKIELIMTISLGFISMFFLKNIRKYILFMASLYIVNVYLYAIPINFQYSGQSLLFLRYTILFISIYNIYLYIKEKKTKQVK; encoded by the coding sequence ATGATACATTTTTTCAAAAAAAATAAATTACTTTTAGGAGTAATACTCATTGCTTTAATTGAAAGGCTTGTAATACTATTTCAATTAGGGTTTCGATATAGCATAAACAGTGAAGATATTTTATATCTTGAAAGTGGTATTCATTTAATGAAAACAGGTGAATTAACACTAAACGGCATGCCAAGTACCATCATGCCTGCTCTTCCAGTAATTATTGCACTCCCTCATACAATATTTGGTAGCACAGATGGTTTATGGTTATTCTTAAAATTAGTAATGATTGCTTTTAGTATTCTATCAATAATTGGAGTTTATAAAATTATAATTCTATTTTCGCCAAAGTGGATAGGAGCACTAGCTGCTTTACTATTTTTAACTCCAGATTTTATTTGGATAGATAATTTAATTTTAACTGACTCTCCATTTATGTTTGCTTTTGTTTATACTGTTTATTTTTCAATAATGTTACAAAAAACTCATGAATGGAAATATTACTATTTGTTAACAGCTACATATATGTTTGGACTACTATTGCGCTCAACATTCTTAATATATCCTTTGATTTTATTGGCTTTTTTATTTTTCACAAATTTTCCAGTTAAACTATTGTTAAAGCAAGCAATAATAACATCAATTATTTGTCTTCTTTTTTTCATTCCTTGGACACTTCGTAATTATCTTATTTTTGATCATTTTATTCCAACATCCTTTGAATCTGCTAGTTCAAAATTATTAGGAACTTACCAAGGATATGGCTTTCCAGAAGACACAAAAAAAATTAATAAAGAATTAGAGTTACAACTTAAAGAACTCAGAACAACTCATTATAAAAACGGAAAATATATTCCTAGCTATATGGGGGCATACTATGCTATGAAGTATGATAATTTAAAAGCCAATTATCGTAATACTTTATGGATTAAATCAAATCCAAAAAGTATGCTTATCTCATATGGTTACTCAAAACCTAAAACTATTATGACTTCATCTTTTTCAGAAAAAAAATTACTTGGAATCAATAAATTACTAATTCAGAAATTCAAAAAAATCGAACTAATTATGACTATTAGCTTAGGATTTATAAGTATGTTTTTTCTTAAAAACATTAGGAAATATATATTGTTTATGGCTAGTCTCTATATTGTTAACGTTTATTTATATGCCATTCCAATTAATTTTCAATATTCTGGTCAATCATTACTTTTCTTACGATACACTATTTTGTTTATTAGTATCTATAACATTTATTTGTACATTAAAGAAAAGAAAACTAAACAAGTAAAATAA
- a CDS encoding WecB/TagA/CpsF family glycosyltransferase — MKKIDILGIPFDNLTKKQFVTEIMNNSDANKKTFIVTANPEIVMYAKENTSYSCLLHEADYITADGIGVIKASHMLNTPIIERVAGFDLMISLLEEANKKNKRVYFLGAKKEVVKLATENVATNYPNIIICGFHDGYFGANDSTIMESVQASNPDFIFVALGFPRQEEWIHTYLKTASKGILMGVGGSFDVLSGKVKRAPKIFQNLHLEWLYRLLKQPTRFVRMLVLPKFLLEVKKVIKEKKVK, encoded by the coding sequence ATGAAAAAAATTGATATATTAGGAATCCCCTTTGATAATTTAACAAAAAAACAGTTTGTCACTGAAATAATGAATAACAGTGATGCCAATAAAAAAACGTTTATTGTTACAGCCAATCCAGAAATTGTCATGTACGCAAAAGAAAACACTTCATACAGTTGTTTATTGCATGAAGCTGATTATATTACAGCCGATGGTATAGGAGTTATTAAAGCTAGCCATATGTTGAACACTCCAATTATTGAACGCGTAGCTGGTTTCGACTTAATGATTTCTTTATTGGAAGAAGCCAATAAAAAAAATAAGCGAGTATATTTTTTAGGTGCAAAAAAAGAAGTAGTTAAATTAGCTACAGAAAATGTTGCTACTAATTACCCAAATATTATTATTTGTGGATTTCATGATGGCTATTTTGGTGCTAATGATTCAACCATAATGGAATCAGTTCAAGCATCTAATCCAGATTTTATATTTGTTGCTTTAGGATTTCCTCGTCAAGAAGAATGGATACACACTTATTTAAAAACTGCTTCAAAAGGTATTTTAATGGGTGTAGGAGGTAGTTTTGACGTACTTTCTGGTAAAGTGAAGCGTGCACCAAAAATATTCCAAAATTTACATTTAGAATGGCTGTATCGCTTACTTAAACAGCCTACTCGTTTTGTGAGGATGTTAGTTTTACCAAAATTTTTATTAGAAGTTAAAAAAGTTATAAAAGAAAAGAAGGTGAAATAA
- a CDS encoding glycosyltransferase family 4 protein, whose translation MKVLHINVGAENGGGKTHIISLLSQFNSNEAELLVLEDGIVAQEARALNIKVTVIPQTSRYDLSVLKKIIVFINKNNFDLVHTHGPRANFLINKIRNKLNAKWVITVHSNPKLDFMNRGLKGKLFTFLNLKCLKKADALIAVTENFKKMLIEYGLNEKNIYVVYNGIIFDDTPIKKRNKNSIFTMSYVARLHPIKGHSLLFKSLSKTNIPNYKLNIIGDGDCLSQLKKEASELKIDSFIHFLGFKNREEIDQLVSESDITLLSSYSESFPLVLLESANQHVPFISTAVGDVHKLIPNEKYGWLVPIDNQLAYTKALDDAYRSWLDDTLIAKGENIYKLASTNFSLDKLYQDTKKIYLDVLRKE comes from the coding sequence ATGAAAGTCTTACACATTAATGTTGGTGCAGAAAATGGTGGGGGAAAAACACATATTATTTCACTTTTATCACAATTTAATTCCAATGAAGCTGAGTTATTAGTTCTTGAAGATGGAATCGTTGCTCAAGAAGCTCGAGCACTCAATATTAAAGTGACAGTTATTCCACAAACTTCTAGATATGATCTTTCAGTACTGAAAAAAATTATTGTTTTTATTAATAAAAACAACTTTGATCTAGTTCACACCCATGGACCTCGTGCAAATTTTTTAATCAATAAAATCCGTAATAAACTAAACGCAAAATGGGTCATTACTGTTCATAGCAACCCCAAATTAGATTTTATGAATCGCGGACTTAAAGGAAAATTATTTACTTTTTTAAACTTAAAATGTTTAAAAAAAGCGGATGCTTTAATTGCTGTTACTGAAAATTTCAAAAAAATGTTAATTGAATATGGATTGAATGAAAAAAATATTTATGTTGTATATAATGGAATTATTTTTGATGATACACCTATAAAAAAAAGGAATAAAAATTCAATTTTTACAATGTCTTATGTTGCTAGATTACATCCCATAAAAGGACATAGTTTATTGTTTAAAAGTTTATCCAAAACAAATATTCCTAATTACAAACTAAATATTATCGGGGATGGAGATTGTCTATCTCAATTAAAGAAAGAGGCTTCTGAATTAAAAATAGATTCTTTTATACATTTTTTAGGATTTAAAAATCGTGAAGAAATAGATCAATTAGTTTCTGAATCTGATATCACCTTACTAAGTTCCTATAGTGAGAGTTTCCCTCTCGTACTCCTTGAATCTGCTAATCAACATGTTCCTTTTATATCTACTGCTGTTGGAGATGTCCACAAACTAATTCCTAATGAAAAATATGGGTGGTTAGTTCCCATCGATAACCAGCTTGCCTATACAAAAGCTTTAGATGATGCATACCGCTCTTGGCTAGATGATACACTCATAGCAAAAGGTGAAAATATTTATAAACTAGCTTCTACTAATTTTTCATTAGATAAACTTTATCAAGATACTAAAAAAATTTATTTAGATGTTCTTAGAAAGGAATAA
- a CDS encoding LTA synthase family protein, whose translation MSIHTKKIIYYSAQLILAFLTPQLLFRLLEGSFLDFNYNFVDDFINLNPEIYKFSYLILFLIVLWFSSILGDIISGSIITSTIMIAIAYANAQKMHSRNFPLVPEELSMISEVKSLIKMVNLSQLLLIGLGILFLTGLTFFIKYYFSFKLKITFKSKWVFLFRTISLCFLSISLYSIIQISNPDSAAGKYAQKKGIEFLEWNQNVNFINNGFVLGFTYNINSYAMEKPENYNRKNIEKIVTKYKKQTAKKTDTALDVNVIYIMNESFTNPAKSSNIYQYGENPIPYISEILENYPSGQTLVGEYGGGTANIEFEALTSFSTYFTKGTPYQNSVSKVKDFPSIVSYFNDLDYQTTALHPYFKTMYKRDLVYQNYGFDNFYGIDEMEHVGIISPSLHVNDGEAYKDVLKQLNSNEKNQFILLITMQNHIPYDPDYLSNEFYIENDTIDQEKKQAMSAYLGSLNLSDQSFYELTLELSKIEKKTAVVFWGDHYPGSDIYKDLFEVDQQQVHQTPLFYWTNYQEKDSELGTISPNQITNNLLDIIDYPKTPFLTMINELEKTIPALTKEIHLDSNNHIIGPSELNSKVMEDYRLIQYDILLGKNYSKKLNFFELLN comes from the coding sequence ATGTCCATCCATACAAAAAAAATTATTTACTACTCAGCTCAATTAATTCTAGCTTTCCTAACACCACAGCTACTTTTCCGACTCTTAGAAGGTAGCTTTTTAGATTTTAACTACAATTTTGTTGATGATTTTATTAATTTAAATCCAGAAATTTATAAATTTTCTTATTTAATTTTATTTTTAATCGTTTTGTGGTTCTCATCAATTTTAGGAGATATTATTTCTGGAAGTATCATCACAAGTACAATTATGATAGCTATCGCCTATGCAAATGCACAAAAGATGCATTCAAGAAATTTCCCTCTCGTTCCAGAAGAATTATCTATGATTTCAGAAGTTAAGTCCCTAATAAAAATGGTTAATTTAAGTCAGTTACTTCTAATTGGATTAGGAATTCTATTTTTAACTGGACTCACTTTTTTTATTAAATATTATTTTTCATTTAAATTGAAAATAACTTTCAAATCTAAATGGGTTTTCCTATTCAGAACTATCTCCTTATGCTTTTTATCAATCAGCCTTTATTCAATTATTCAAATTAGTAACCCTGATTCTGCAGCTGGGAAATATGCACAAAAAAAAGGCATTGAATTTTTAGAATGGAATCAAAATGTTAATTTTATAAATAACGGATTTGTTCTAGGCTTCACTTATAATATAAATTCTTATGCTATGGAAAAACCAGAAAATTACAATCGTAAAAATATTGAAAAAATTGTTACTAAATATAAAAAGCAAACAGCTAAAAAAACAGATACTGCACTTGACGTTAATGTCATCTATATTATGAATGAATCTTTTACTAATCCGGCTAAGAGTAGCAATATTTATCAATATGGAGAAAACCCAATTCCATACATTTCAGAAATTTTGGAAAATTATCCATCTGGTCAAACATTAGTAGGCGAATATGGAGGTGGCACAGCTAACATTGAATTTGAAGCTTTAACTAGTTTTTCAACTTACTTTACTAAAGGTACTCCTTATCAAAATTCAGTCTCCAAGGTTAAAGATTTCCCAAGTATTGTTTCGTATTTTAATGACTTAGATTATCAAACAACAGCTCTGCATCCTTATTTTAAAACAATGTATAAGAGAGATCTTGTATATCAAAACTATGGTTTTGATAATTTTTATGGAATTGATGAGATGGAACATGTAGGAATAATTTCACCATCTTTACATGTAAATGATGGTGAAGCTTATAAAGATGTATTGAAACAACTAAATAGTAATGAAAAAAATCAATTTATTTTACTGATTACTATGCAAAATCATATTCCTTATGACCCTGACTATCTTTCAAATGAATTCTATATTGAGAACGATACTATTGATCAAGAAAAAAAACAAGCTATGTCTGCTTATTTAGGAAGTCTTAATTTATCCGATCAAAGTTTTTATGAATTGACACTAGAATTATCTAAAATAGAAAAAAAAACTGCTGTCGTATTTTGGGGAGATCACTATCCAGGTTCCGATATCTATAAAGACCTTTTTGAAGTAGACCAACAACAAGTTCATCAAACCCCTTTATTTTATTGGACAAATTACCAAGAAAAAGATTCAGAACTAGGTACTATTAGTCCAAACCAAATAACTAATAATTTATTAGATATTATTGATTACCCAAAAACCCCCTTTTTAACTATGATTAATGAATTAGAGAAAACTATACCTGCATTAACTAAAGAAATACACTTAGATTCTAACAATCATATAATTGGACCATCTGAATTAAATTCAAAAGTAATGGAAGATTATCGCTTAATTCAATATGACATACTTTTAGGGAAAAATTATTCAAAAAAATTAAATTTTTTTGAACTTTTAAATTAA
- a CDS encoding ArgE/DapE family deacylase produces the protein MEKSKKIQILKDIIDIESVNGNEKAVADYLADLFKEYKISTKQVAYDTDRDNLVAEIGNGTSKVLAFSGHMDVVAPGNLADWTTDPFKADERDGKIYGRGSCDMKSGLAAMVIAMIELVEEKTELNGKIKLLATVGEEVGELGAAQLTKEGYADDVTSMIIGEPSGYRIIYTHQGSINFSVASKGKSSHSSMPKLGINAIDYLIEFYTKANHEFRKTVYTNDVLGDFIYNVTMISGGEQINSIPEKATLEGNIRTIPEYDNQKTIEKLNEIIEDLNKEKECNLTLTIEANKLVVKSERDSDIAHIAQKIAETKTGQKVPLLGMPGTTDAAEFIKAKNTFPIIVFGPGNETPHQVNEYVDVDNYLDMIEVYKEISKKYLYM, from the coding sequence ATGGAAAAATCAAAAAAAATTCAAATTTTAAAAGATATTATTGATATAGAATCAGTTAATGGTAACGAAAAGGCCGTAGCTGATTATTTAGCTGATTTATTCAAAGAATATAAAATTTCAACAAAACAAGTAGCTTATGATACAGACAGAGATAATTTAGTAGCTGAGATTGGAAACGGCACATCAAAGGTATTGGCATTTTCAGGACATATGGATGTTGTAGCACCAGGTAATCTAGCAGACTGGACGACTGATCCTTTTAAAGCAGATGAGCGAGATGGAAAAATTTATGGTCGAGGTTCTTGCGATATGAAGAGTGGGCTAGCTGCAATGGTCATCGCAATGATTGAACTGGTGGAAGAAAAAACCGAATTGAATGGTAAAATAAAATTATTAGCTACCGTCGGAGAAGAAGTTGGAGAGCTTGGAGCAGCTCAATTAACAAAAGAAGGTTATGCAGATGATGTAACATCAATGATTATTGGTGAACCATCTGGATACCGTATCATTTACACACATCAAGGTTCAATTAATTTTAGCGTAGCGTCTAAAGGTAAAAGCTCTCATAGTTCAATGCCTAAATTGGGTATTAATGCAATCGATTATTTAATTGAATTTTACACTAAAGCGAATCATGAATTTAGAAAAACAGTTTATACAAATGATGTACTAGGTGATTTTATTTACAATGTTACGATGATATCTGGCGGAGAACAAATCAATAGTATTCCAGAAAAAGCAACGTTAGAAGGTAATATTCGTACAATTCCTGAATACGATAATCAAAAAACAATAGAAAAATTAAATGAAATAATTGAGGATTTGAATAAGGAAAAAGAATGCAATCTCACTTTAACGATTGAAGCCAACAAATTAGTTGTTAAAAGTGAACGAGATTCAGATATTGCCCACATTGCTCAAAAAATTGCTGAAACAAAGACCGGGCAAAAAGTACCATTACTTGGTATGCCTGGAACGACAGATGCAGCTGAATTTATTAAAGCAAAAAATACTTTCCCAATTATTGTTTTTGGACCAGGAAATGAAACGCCCCATCAAGTGAATGAATATGTGGATGTAGATAATTACTTGGATATGATTGAGGTTTATAAAGAGATTTCTAAAAAGTATTTATATATGTAA
- the groL gene encoding chaperonin GroEL (60 kDa chaperone family; promotes refolding of misfolded polypeptides especially under stressful conditions; forms two stacked rings of heptamers to form a barrel-shaped 14mer; ends can be capped by GroES; misfolded proteins enter the barrel where they are refolded when GroES binds) yields MAKDIKFAEDARGAMLRGVDILADTVKVTLGPKGRNVVLEKSFGSPLITNDGVTIAKEIELENHFENMGAKLVSEVASKTNDIAGDGTTTATVLTQAIVREGLKNVTAGANPVGIRRGIELATKAAVEELHAISKVVDSKEAIAQVAAISSGDDEIGSLIAEAMEKVGNDGVITIEESKGIETELDVVEGMQFDRGYLSQYMVTDNDKMEAVLENPYVLITDKKISNIQDVLPLLEQILQQGRPLLIIADDVDGEALPTLVLNKLRGTFNVVAVKAPGFGDRRKAMLEDIAILTGGTVITEDLGLELKDTTIDQLGHAGKAVVTKDATTIVEGAGAKEAIQQRVAIIKSQAAETTSEFDKEKLQERLAKLSGGVAVVKVGAATETELKERKLRIEDALNATRAAVEEGIVAGGGTALVNVQAKVAEIEAEGDVATGIKIVLRSLEEPLRQIVTNAGLEGSVIVDKLKHADLGIGFNAANGEWVNMVEAGIVDPTKVTRSALQNAASVAALLLTTEAVVADQPTPDMPPMAPGMDPSMMGGMM; encoded by the coding sequence ATGGCTAAAGATATTAAATTTGCAGAAGACGCACGTGGCGCAATGCTTCGTGGAGTAGACATTTTGGCAGACACAGTTAAAGTAACATTAGGACCTAAAGGACGCAACGTTGTTTTAGAAAAATCATTCGGATCACCTTTGATTACAAATGATGGTGTGACGATTGCAAAAGAAATCGAATTAGAAAATCATTTCGAAAATATGGGAGCAAAACTTGTTTCAGAAGTTGCTTCAAAAACAAATGATATTGCTGGTGACGGAACAACTACAGCGACTGTTTTAACACAAGCAATTGTTCGAGAAGGATTAAAAAATGTTACTGCAGGAGCTAACCCAGTCGGTATTCGTCGTGGAATTGAATTGGCAACCAAAGCAGCAGTTGAAGAATTACATGCGATTTCAAAAGTAGTCGATTCAAAAGAAGCGATTGCACAAGTAGCAGCCATTTCTTCTGGTGATGACGAAATCGGTTCGTTAATTGCAGAAGCCATGGAAAAAGTTGGCAATGACGGCGTGATTACAATTGAAGAATCAAAAGGAATCGAGACCGAATTGGACGTTGTTGAAGGAATGCAATTTGACCGTGGGTATTTATCTCAATATATGGTAACAGACAATGATAAAATGGAAGCTGTTTTAGAAAATCCATATGTTTTGATTACAGATAAAAAAATTTCAAATATTCAAGATGTCTTGCCTTTGTTGGAACAAATTCTACAACAAGGTCGTCCATTGTTGATTATTGCGGATGATGTGGATGGTGAAGCCTTACCAACACTTGTTTTAAATAAATTACGCGGTACGTTTAATGTTGTTGCAGTCAAAGCTCCTGGATTTGGTGATCGTCGCAAAGCGATGTTAGAAGACATTGCAATTTTAACTGGTGGTACTGTTATTACAGAAGATCTAGGATTAGAATTGAAAGATACAACAATTGATCAATTAGGTCATGCAGGAAAAGCTGTAGTAACAAAAGATGCGACTACAATTGTTGAAGGAGCCGGAGCAAAAGAAGCCATCCAACAACGTGTAGCTATCATCAAATCACAAGCAGCTGAAACGACTTCAGAATTTGATAAAGAAAAATTACAAGAACGTTTAGCAAAACTTTCAGGAGGGGTAGCTGTTGTTAAAGTTGGAGCAGCTACTGAAACTGAATTAAAAGAACGTAAATTACGCATTGAAGATGCCTTGAATGCAACACGTGCTGCTGTTGAAGAAGGAATCGTAGCAGGTGGTGGAACGGCTTTAGTGAATGTACAAGCTAAAGTGGCTGAAATTGAAGCAGAAGGTGACGTAGCAACAGGAATTAAAATTGTCCTACGCTCGTTAGAAGAACCATTACGTCAAATCGTAACCAATGCTGGACTTGAAGGTTCGGTAATTGTGGATAAATTAAAACATGCTGATTTAGGTATCGGTTTTAATGCAGCGAATGGTGAATGGGTCAACATGGTTGAAGCTGGAATCGTTGATCCAACTAAAGTAACTCGCTCTGCTTTGCAAAATGCAGCAAGTGTAGCAGCATTGTTATTGACAACAGAAGCAGTTGTTGCTGACCAACCAACTCCAGACATGCCACCAATGGCCCCTGGAATGGACCCAAGTATGATGGGCGGCATGATGTAA
- the groES gene encoding co-chaperone GroES — translation MLKPLGDRVMIEVAKEEEKTVSGIVLPGSAQEKPQTGTIIAVGEGRILENGTKVEMAVKVGDVVLFEKYAGTEVKYDGKEYLVLKEHDLVAIVG, via the coding sequence GTGTTAAAACCATTAGGAGATCGTGTCATGATAGAAGTTGCTAAAGAGGAAGAAAAAACTGTTAGTGGGATCGTTTTACCAGGTTCAGCGCAGGAAAAACCTCAAACAGGGACGATTATCGCAGTTGGTGAAGGTCGTATTTTAGAAAATGGTACTAAGGTCGAGATGGCTGTTAAAGTTGGAGACGTTGTACTATTTGAAAAATATGCAGGAACTGAAGTTAAATATGATGGAAAAGAATATTTAGTCTTAAAAGAACACGATTTAGTAGCAATCGTTGGGTAA
- a CDS encoding GNAT family N-acetyltransferase, with protein sequence MQLKKMIQSDFDDFLSFSILDYAKDKVAAGTWSGDEAIALATTTFNELLPKGIHTENEFLFSIIEPSLSSKIGYLWFHAHHDKTGKSAFIYDFVIFEPFRGKGYGTKAIETLIKEIKTMHFDKISLHVFGHNEVALSLYKKMGFVTTDINMTRYL encoded by the coding sequence ATGCAACTAAAAAAAATGATTCAATCTGACTTTGATGATTTTCTCTCTTTTTCAATTTTGGATTACGCAAAAGATAAAGTAGCCGCTGGAACCTGGTCTGGTGATGAGGCTATTGCGCTTGCAACGACAACTTTCAACGAGCTTCTACCTAAAGGCATTCATACTGAAAACGAGTTTTTATTTTCAATAATTGAACCTTCCCTTTCAAGTAAGATTGGTTATTTATGGTTTCACGCTCATCACGATAAAACTGGAAAATCAGCATTTATTTATGATTTCGTTATTTTTGAACCTTTTAGAGGAAAAGGCTATGGCACAAAAGCAATAGAGACACTTATAAAAGAAATAAAAACAATGCATTTTGATAAAATTAGTTTACATGTATTTGGTCATAATGAAGTTGCTCTTTCGCTATACAAAAAAATGGGCTTTGTTACAACAGACATTAATATGACAAGGTACCTATAG